From Astyanax mexicanus isolate ESR-SI-001 chromosome 13, AstMex3_surface, whole genome shotgun sequence, the proteins below share one genomic window:
- the LOC111196769 gene encoding urokinase plasminogen activator surface receptor, protein MVTYIAGLKQDVQMKKCATSPECVSGSMNLGAMKISVNTKCCSTDLCNSQSVPALSTGSPNGRKCYTCDNNDCTGIVDCEGDEDHCINIKSSAGNVQVTLKGCVSRSMCTEGQASMSSAGVSGSLSCCQGNLCNGAERVNLSLFLLILGPLLSFIPFSSVPFSVFF, encoded by the exons ATGGTCACTTacattg CTGGACTTAAACAGGATGTGCAAATGAAGAAATGTGCAACTTCACCCGAGTGTGTGAGTGGGAGCATGAACCTGGGTGCTATGAAAATAAGCGTCAACACAAAATGCTGCAGTACTGATCTCTGCAACAGCCAATCAGTGCCAG CTTTGTCCACAGGCTCACCTAACGGGAGGAAGTGCTACACATGTGATAATAATGATTGTACAGGAATTGTGGACTGCGAGGGAGATGAAGATCACTGCATCAACAtcaaaa GTAGTGCTGGAAATGTTCAGGTAACACTGAAAGGCTGTGTCAGCAGAAGTATGTGTACTGAAGGTCAGGCGAGCATGTCCTCAGCTGGTGTCTCTGGAAGTTTGAGCTGCTGTCAGGGGAATCTGTGTAACGGAGCTGAAAGAGTTAATCTGAGCCTCTTCCTCCTCATACTGGGACCCCTGCTCTCCTTTATCCCCTTCTCCTCTGtccctttttctgtctttttctga